AGCGCAGGAGCTGTTCGGGATCGTCCCGGACCTGACCGTCCTCGGCAAGATCATCGGGGGAGGGCTGCCGGTGGGCGCGTTCGGCGGCCGCCGGGAGATCATGGACTGCCTTTCCCCGGTCGGCCCCGTCTACCAGGCGGGGACGCTGTCGGGGAACCCGCTGGCGGTGGCGGCGGGGATCGCGGCGCTTTCGGAGCTGTCCCGGAAGGGGGCGTACCGGGAGCTCAACGCGAAGGCGGACTACCCGATGTCGACCACCTTCTTCCAGAAGGGGCCGGTGACCGACTACGCGTCGGCGAAGCGGAGCGACACGAAGCGGTACGCGAAATATTTCCACGGGCTCCTCGAGCGGGGCGTCTACATCGCGCCGTCGCAGTTCGAGGCGGGGTTCGTCTCCCTGGCGCACACGAAGCGGGACCTCGACCGGACGGTCGCCGC
The Deltaproteobacteria bacterium DNA segment above includes these coding regions:
- a CDS encoding aminotransferase class III-fold pyridoxal phosphate-dependent enzyme; the encoded protein is LTFGQPDSPGVPAEVARHTLTANFNDAASVRRLFERNRKRIAAVIVEPIPGNMGVVPPAPGFLEELRALTRKDGALLIFDEVISGFRVAFGGAQELFGIVPDLTVLGKIIGGGLPVGAFGGRREIMDCLSPVGPVYQAGTLSGNPLAVAAGIAALSELSRKGAYRELNAKADYPMSTTFFQKGPVTDYASAKRSDTKRYAKYFHGLLERGVYIAPSQFEAGFVSLAHTKRDLDRTVAAAKAVLSTLS